ccgtccgtgcagaggttcgcctacgCGCACCTCTTGTTGTCTTTCCGGTTTGTTGTCGttttcccaacctccgggacatgcaACTTTGAACAGTGctcacatctcggcctaggcacgtAGTTATCTGCCGgattgataaaccaaggtctctcagttcaaagaTTCTTTCCTTCTTAGTTTGAGAGAAGTGGCCATAACTGGCATGTCAACGAACAGAAGGTAAAGCACAATCCTCCCACACCACttaatccgatttttgaggtttcatgtggctaaaaaacttgggttttcaatctggcttttatgcccctcccacatgccacagattggagttaGCGGtttgaaaatttgataatttgcagatcttagtgacacctgctacttcctatatttgcataaccttatgggttgcccttcttggtattgcaatttcaatgttgaagagTGTATAAATAGAACACAAATTTTAAGGTTTACTAAATTTGCCAATGACGTGAAGGCATAAAATAAAGTGTGATTGCCGACATACAATGTTTTAATGTGGCCAGAATGCCACGTCACATGGTGACGACATTGTTGGCAGGGGCATACTCACCAAAGAGGAAGACCATGCCATTGCTATGGGGCCTGTGGTGATTAGTGTGCCggaccttaacgccgaaggacggatatatccgtcctatgatcgcgcgggtactgacagtttacccacgcgatcagcggcaggagaacGGAGAACTGCCGGAATCTAAGTGCGCTCCGATTCTGgcaatttaacccattaaatcGCTGTTAATAGCAACattgacatctaatgtgtttgacagagggagggagctccctcggtcaccccatcggcacccccacaaagaaatcgcgggtcgccgttgggtttacatggcagccgggggtctaacaaagacccccaggtctgtcttcagcaaatgcctgttaggacatgccggaggcatgacctaatagattgcctatcagtataccaaagcattattgcccgtCCGTGTAAAACTAAgtaaaccaaagcattatatatgcgatcagcagaccgCATAGTGAAGtaacctggtgggactaaaaaaaaaaaaaaagaagaagtacagcagttaaataaagtttgtgaaaaaaaaaatataacttagtcaaaataaaataaaactacattttttgcccaaaaagtggttttatttagtgaaagtatcaaaacaaataacaatacacatatatggtatccccgcgatcgtaacgacttgaacaataaaatgaacacattaaactgccggatgaacggcgtccaaaaaaaatctgagaaaacaacggcaaaattctctcttttctcccattccccccataaaaaatttaataaaagttaatctataagtcctatgtaccccaacatAGTACTtataaaaactacaccttggcccgcaaaaatcaagcccacatacggccacattaacggaaaaataaataaattacgtctcttggaatgcggcgatgcaaaaacaagtaatttttttctaaaaggctttttattgtgcaaacgtaggaaaacataaaacctttacatatttggtatccccgtaatcgtgccgacccatagaataaagttgacatgttatttacgctgcatagtaaatgccgtaaatttagaacgtgaaaatcaatgctggaatagctgcttattttcaattttctcctaaattaaagttaataaaagttaatagatatattatatgcatctaaaCTGGTgacattacaaaatacaactcatcctgcaaaaaacaagcccatatacggctatgtagacggaataaaaaaaaaaaggtacgactcgtgaaaaaagttacgactcgtgaaaaaaataaataataatccttgatcattaacgcgcaaaatggcctggtcattaaggggttaaacactcctGCTTTCCGGCAAGAACTAGATCATTTTCCTTCAGCAACCACTAGGGTGAGCTCAGTGCATAGAGTTAACTACTTCTATTGAGTTCAGATTTGGTATATAAATTCATATGTACTAAGCAGCCAGTTTAAATCCTCTATTTCCCTCTACTCAGCAGATGATAAAAGCTgaatgggggaaatttatcaatATATTTATGCCAGTtatttaatgtaaatacattgaaaGATATAGTGTTTACACAGAACAGTGAACAGTAAcgtattaaaaaaatgtacatttttcgaGCTCTCAGCGGGCGTGGGGCCCATATTAGATTTTCCTATGATTTCTGTGTACGCCACTGATTGTTGGGTCTTTGCACAATGGTTAAAATTAGATTGAAATGGTTAGAATTTTTTAACAAGGGTCCTATGCAATAAAATCATATTTATATAAATGCATACACATATCTATAGATAGTTTCCAGGTCCTGAAATCTGCATCCTATATTCAGTTATCAATGAAGTTTCATTTTGTATGTTTCATGTTTCAGTGAATATACAGGAATAAATATGTACATAAGACAAAACTCGCTTACCTGGCATGTCAATTATTTGCTTAATACGATTTCTAAATTCATTTGCGATTTCACTAGCTGAAATGTTCCCTCCTGgttcttttatatatttatgcATGGCTTCCGGTTTTCGGTCTTTGAAAGCCAATGTGTAGAACGGACCTTTATCATCAAGGTTTGTCAGTATAATTGTGGGGTAACCTTTTTGGCAGATGCCCAACATGATGTCAAACTCATTTGGCTTTGATATCTGTGAATGTGATAATGATTATTTAGATGTGGTATGACGGGTCATAGCAAAAGCCAAAATCAGAATAAGGCATATACAATCATTAAAACGTGTCAAGTAGAAAAAGGTTATGATAGTGAATTCAGACTATTGTCGATGATTTTAATTTCCCTTTATATTTGACTTATGCAACTATGTTGTGGTGAAACACTGTAATGCTCTTATTACAGAAGTTTGATTTTTGGTTTTTGTTTGATTTTCTAACTATGCCACTTTCCCACCTTTTAGAACAGTGCTGAACAAATCACTGGGCCCAGGTAGTCATTACACCTAGAACTGTGTTACCTACGTTTCGTGTTGATTTCTATTGACGTTGATGAAGTTCATATTTCCTGGCTACTGAAAATAAAGTCTCATCAGCTCCTTGAAGGGTGTAATTGGCTTCTAAAGTCTGCCGCAGAAGAGTACAACTGTTTTCAGAATCGGATCTAGCTTTAGTGGAGCCTGAGTTACATGATCTACCAGAAGAAAAGacagttagggtcagttcacacagagtttaaaccgtgccaaaaaacggccaatcaatggaaggcggaggcattttgacattaatgggaggcaaataaagcgtatttcgctgcgtttttgcccacggcgctcaatggctgtgggtgaaaaaagcagcgaaaaactcGACAAACTGAATTtttaggcagaattttctgcctacaaaaaactctgtgtgaacatacccttacatgtcgTGCAGAGAGAGCACTCCTACAATTTTTTGGGCATGCCCGATATTCAGATGttccagtgaccccattttagtggTAGCCCCCACAATTAGTAACTTATTTTACTTGCTCTTCAATGACCATACTGCTTCTCCACTCTGCTCTAATCTATGCTAGAGGTTTATTAGCTGTTAGGAATAGCACTGGTGTTTCATCAATGAGCATTTCACTAGAAAATGGTGTTGACAAGGACAAACCTTTGAGGCGGCAGTTttcctgcttaaagaggctctgtcaccacattataagtggcctatattgtacatgatgtgatcggcgctgtaatgtagattacagcagtgttttttatttagacaaactataatttttgactgagttatgacctatattagctttatgctaatgagtttctcaatggacaactgggcgtgttttactatacgaccaagtgggcgttgtggagagaagtgtatgacgctgaccaatcagcgccatacacttctttccattcatttactctgcagataccgatatagctatatcgctatctgcagcctcatatacacacatactaacattactgcagtgtcctgataatgaatatacattacctccagccaggacgtgatgtgtattcagaatcctgaccacttctctgcccttctctgtgagactacagcacagcacagcgagatcttgctgtgaatgacagcttacagcgtaatctcgcgagactacgcctgctatgctgtaaatcacagagacgctatagaagtggtcaggattctgaatacacatcacgtcctggctggaggtaatgtatattcattatcaggacactgcagtattgttagtatgtgtgtatatgaggctgcagatagcgatatagctatatctctatctgcagagtaaatgaatggagagaagtgtatgatgccgattggtcagcatcatacacttctctccacaacgcccacttggtcatatagtaaaacacgcccagttgtccattgagaaactcattatcataaaactaatataggtcataactccgtcaaaaatgatcattagaTAACTGTAGGCTTGATTCttgttcagccgacagctattcctcccctaTAGACATCCATACTCGGCTGCACGTATTCTGAATGGAGAAAGGGAGTTAGCGACTGCCAGAaacctctggcagcagcttatctccgctgacaacaaaaggatcgggcatgttgaaatcaagCTGCCCGATACTTCTCTCCCATACCTACTAGATGGTCGGCCGATTCTGCTGACTTTAAACGAATGTGTATGACTACCCTAAATGGAACAAACTATGGAAAGACTTTGCGAACAGCCTGAATTTGTTCAGATACTATAGATAAATATGAAGAATTAAGGATATGTATTAACATAATTATCTTACCTTGAGGTGTTCATAGTAGCTTCCAGTGGACATTTTCTCTATAGCTTTGAAAGGAGAATCTTGGATTAATTTTTCAGATGTAAGTATTGTGTTTACCAccttattaactttttgtgctgCTTTTGAAATATCATCCATCTTCAATCTTAATTTTCCTTCAACCACATCCTTCAGTCTCCTAGGTGTGCTTACATCTTTTCTTTTGGGCTCTGTGACTTCTCCATTATCAAAGTTTGAAATGTTCGTTTTTTCTTTATGAGTTTTGCCACTCACTTTCTTCTCTAAAGTCACTTTTTCTTGGCATTGACCATTTTCATTGGATTTAATATGGCttgatttatgttttgttttgacGATAGGGGTTTGATCCTCAGTTTTGAGGTTCGTTTCGAAGTTATTTGGTGTTTTGGAGAGTTTCTTCTCAGTTGTGGTTGCACTGTGCAATGCGTTCACTGGATACCTTACGTTGCTTGTAAATTGTGCCATCATGTCATTATTTCCTGATGATGTTCCTTTAGATTTCGCTCTCTTTTCTGATGTGTCTTTTACACTTTGTTTTCTGGATGATGTTATAGGAAGAGGATTGCTCTCATCTCTGTCATGTGCAGGATTATTCTTGCCTTGTTGTACTCTTGGTAACTTCTTTTGTGGGTTTTTCCTACCACTTGACCGTCCATTACATTTGTTGTCCACTTCAGATGATTTATATGTTTCCATTTTATCTGAATCTCTCTTCACTGTTGAGGTTACAGCATCATCTGATGTACGAGGAGCAGGCCGTCCCCTACTTTTTGGTTCTTTTGGCCGTGTGGACATCTCTTTTTGCTGACCTGGTTGTCTTCTGCCATCCATTTCTCGTATGCTTCCACTTCAAAATGTTTTTCTTCTTCCTTTTATGATCTGTGCCCCTCCCAAGCGAGTGTTCATAAAGAAATGAAACTGAAAGCTGATGTGGATTACAGGAACAATACAATCATTTCCATGTGTCAATCAAGCAATTCCTGCCATGAGCATGTACAGCAACTCAATACAGTCAggttttttctattatttattaacaaaagcaAAATTTCAGAAGTAGGAGTGGAAACTTTTAATAGGGAGATTAGAGAAGAAAAAGTACAGAGAGAAGTTAAAATACAAGCAACAAGATGTAAAATGTATGTCCAGTGTTGGGGgccaataaaaatataaaaacgtgTGTTTCCTGTGTCCTGTTTAACTTCTTGGTGTAATTGCTACTGGTTTAAAGAATTCTGTGGTTGAGTGGATTCTGACTACAAACAGTCTCCGCTGTAGTGAGGTTCAGTAGATTGTAGCCTTACCTATCTTGAGacattttccgcctcaaaaaccccattgaaatcaataggagacggtaataaacgtgtttttttacgcgATTTTTGATGCTTTTATTCACTCGTTTTTCTGCAAAAACGCTCACAGTTATTCCCTttgttgaagaaataggtaaataaaacgcctcaaaaaacatggcaaaaaccgtgtcaaaaatcgcagcaaaaaaacgcatgtTGTGCAaatccacttaaaaaaaaaaaaaaatggagctgatttttccaggcagaattttctgcctgcaaaaaacgcagtgtgaaacatacccttaggccctgttctcatgaagttttttgcaggcagagcattctgcctcaaaattccatctggaattttgaggcagattttaatctgcctgcacgccgtttgccgcgtttttcacttGCTGCCACTTAGCGCTGTGGGcaacgctttctctgcttcccattgatgtcaatgggaggtcagagacgtaaacggccaaagaaagggcatgtcgcttctttttcctgcgagacggttttaccgctcgtgggaaaaaaacggctccacctcccattaaaattttaatgggaggtgtcttcggccgtttttttggcgcggtttccgcgtaaaaaaatgtgtcaaaaactcagtgtgaacagggcctaaggcttcCCAGCACGCAAACTATTCTCTCTTGTGATTGATCCTATAGCTGCACCCTCTCTCAGATGTCACACAGCAGACAGACATCAGTGACAGAGAAATACCATCTCCACAACAGCAGGGTGAAAGTGAAGACTGAGCAGACATTACAGCCTAGAGTAGTGAAGGGGTCGGAAGACGTGGGCTGCCTCAGTCGAGGAGAGAAAACCCTCAAGCATCAGGTGGAAGATGGGAAGTGTGTAGTATGTGCCACAATGTAGGATGCTGTTTTGAGACCGTGATCACACAGCAGGAGGGAAGGGAGTGTTTGCAACACATAGCACTGGAAGGCAACAACCACTAGGGTCCAGGTACTCTATAACccgggggtctcaaactcggccgggtaagttggCCACATatcgaaaaaatgtgaagttaacgggccgcattactttcaaatttgatacaatacaaaattattgttaactaattagttatttgaactactataataatattaaattactataataacactacattactataacagtactacattactataacaatactacattactataataacactacattactataacagtaccacattactacaacaatactacattactataacagtaccacattactacaacaatactacattactataacaataatactaggtTTAAACTTGACGAAAATTTGTGAGTTTTCTCCACATTCTTATTTTAACaattcagttttccagtttgtgtcactaaatgcagtccgccAGCTCAGTTGGTAGCCacacgaatgtcaagattgggcagccccttttagatagtgccacagagccctctgtagataatgccacaatgccctctgtagatacggctacacacccacccatagataatgccacagtgccctctgtagctaatgccacagtgcgctccGTAGATgccacccccctagataatgccatagtgccctctgcagatactgccacagtgccctctgtagatactgctacacacaccccttgtagatagtgccaccccccccctgccctgcccagtagatagctccattggggcttcctctaggagtggaatccccagacagaacgttgccgatgctttggccggggtttcctctgctggaggagcccctggcgtctctgtccatagacagtgatgtcaggggatccaccTGCCCtgaaatgtgatgtcagggacaaccccagagccggtgtcccagagcagagcactagtataggctctgctccagaaatctggggaagccactgacatcagtgtccgtatatggacagtgatgtcaggggcttgcccagagctggagtcccggagcagaaccacttctagcactctgcctgggattccagctctgctcctgacatcattgtccatatatagacagagatgtcaggggcaaccccagagctggagtccccggcaaagtgctactagcgctctgcctgggactccagctgtgctcctgacagcagtgtccatatatgcacacagtgatgtcaggggctttcccagagtcctggagcaaagcctatactagcgctctgccccggactcttgctctggggaagccccggacttcactgtccatgtatggacagtgctgtcagagGCTCCCcctgagtcccggagcagagtctatactagcgctctgcccgggactccggctctaaggaagccccagacatcactgtccatatatggacagtgatgtcagaggattCCCCGGAGTTCccaagcagagcctatactagcggctctgtgtcccgcaggcgaCAGCCTCAGGGTCCGCTTGTTTGAGGCCCCTGCAAAAGACAAAATATTTTTGAGTATAAAACTAAACCTTCACTTCAAATCTCGCTTCCTGAagtttgaaaaatatatttttttattttgggtgtgaaagaggcgtttttggagcttaaAAGATACACCTCAAATATGCCTTAAAATACACTTCATAATACAAACATCAAAATGCTTTGAAAATTATtctctcttgaaatcagccttgttttttttccacctgAACATACTCTTATAGGACTTGCATATCCCATGCAGTTGCCAATGTTCTGAAGTTCTCTTTATTGGGGCCATTATTACATGAAGATTTTCTcctgtgacagattctctttctaGAAAGTGATCTCAATCATtgttagtaaaaaaaagtaaaaagtgttttatttttaaacctGGCGGTCAATCATgtcaataaagttattattattaaccccagATTCCCCAATTCTCCGCTCTGTCTGGCATACATATTACTCTCGAACGAGAGGGGAGGGGAGCTGCTGGCAGGCACCTCCTTAGCatcataaggctgggttcccatgtagcaAAAATTCTGCAGAATTTACTGTAatggaatgagatttgaacaaatctcatgaatacgctgcataaaaaatacacagtaaaaacgttattaaattgacctgcggtgccgaTTTAAAATCTGCAGTAAGTAAATTTATGATGCGGATCCGTttctcttctgttgcaggttttccccattgaattcaatgggttgtaaaacccgcaacaaatagccgaGTGttccgattccgccacaaaaaaaaaacaaaacgcaaatGAGAAAGAAACAAACACCTTTTTTGgtttaaaactaataaaaaagCTAAGCGGTCATAGAACACTTTCTTCGGTTCTCCATCCAGGCCAGCCTTCTGGTATGACGTATCATgccttgtgactgctgcagcggtcacatgggtttcagcattatcccaggaggccggactacatggagaacagagggacgtgtcgccatgacaaAGGCCGGGAGTAAGTATagacttatttattttttcaagcactaggtcggatatgctgcatgcttttatgcagcatattgACCTGTgacaacatagcctaaggctacagtcacacatccaagtgcaaactcggacgtgaaaaacgtccgtttttCATGTCCAAGTTGCACCCATGCGGAACCCGTTTTCATAGCctcgagtctatggagggatccgtgaaaactggagaaaataggatatgtcctatttttccacagacccttcacacggtccataaaAGCcacacctcccaaccatcccagatccagcgggacagtccccgATTCCaggcagtgtcccgctgtcccaggcggccggggggggggggtcccgctgtcaactgtatctgcgtcctcaggacggagatacagttgaacccaattctgaagcagggaaacatcagcttcctgcttcagaattagttcagagcgggggagcagagggagctcctccgcttgccgaagactccctgggcacagcgataatttaaagagactctgtcaccacattataagtgccctgtctcctacataaggagatgggcgctgtaatgtaggtgacagtaatgctttttatttaaaaaaaaacgatcttttttcacaacgttaggagcgattttagtttatgctaatgagctttcttaatgcccaagtgggcgtacttttactttcgaccaagtgggcgttgtacagaggagtgcatgacgctgaccaatcggcatcatgcactcctctccattcatttacactgcactagcgatatagttatatctctatgtgcagcctcatacacaagccctaacattactacagtgtcctgataatgaatacacatgaaatccagcctggacgtcatgtgtactcagaatcctgacacttctgaatcttttctgtgagattccagcaacggatacgaaatctcgcgagattacgaggtaaatgagatttcgtatccgttgctgtaaatctcacagaaaagattcagaagtgtcaggattctgagtacacatgacgtccaggctggatgatcaggtgtattcattatcaggacactgtagtaatgttagggcttatgTGGCTGCACAAAGCGATATAacgatatcgctagtgcagtgtaaatgaatggagaggagtgcatgatgccgattggtctgcgtcatgcactcctctgtacaacgcccacttgatcgaaagtaaaagtacgcccacttgggcattaagaaagctcattagcataaaccaaaatcgctcctaacgttgtgaaaaaaagattgtttttttaaataaaaagcattactgtcacctacattacagcgccgatctccttatgtaggagacagggcacttataatgtggtgacagagtctctttaagcactgtgctcggggaagcccttgacattactgtccatatatggacagtgacgtcggtggCTACTCCGTAAGTGGAATCCCTGTTGCCTATGATCTGGACggagattccgctcttagaggaaacccctgaggtcactgtccatatatggacattgacgtcaggggctcctcctggagcggaatccccggccagagtcggcgatGTTTCTTCCTCGAGCAcatcgcttaaagtagcactgtgctcaGGGCGTCTATTGCGAGCGGagtagctccctctgctcctccactatgaactaattctgaatcaGGGAGCGGATTGTTTCTTGCTTCagtattagtggctactccttgagcggaatccccgttgccgatgatctggccagggattccgctcctagaggaaacccctgatgtcacgACATCGGGGCTCATCCTGGAGCGGGATCCCTGGCCAGTCGGCAATGggaattccactcaaggagtagccactgacgtggcttccctctaggagtggaatcccaaaggcgctatctacaggggatgtggcactatctacatggacactgtggcactatataagggcactatctacaggggacactgtagcgctatgtacatgggcactatctacaagggcactgtcactaggggcagctaagggggcattatactgtatgggggctgctatggaggcattatactgcatgcgggcatctgtatgggcaataTACTGCATGAGAAAATCTGTGTTGGCATAATACtagaggcatctgtgtgggcattatactat
This genomic stretch from Rhinoderma darwinii isolate aRhiDar2 chromosome 4, aRhiDar2.hap1, whole genome shotgun sequence harbors:
- the CGAS gene encoding cyclic GMP-AMP synthase isoform X1, which codes for MDGRRQPGQQKEMSTRPKEPKSRGRPAPRTSDDAVTSTVKRDSDKMETYKSSEVDNKCNGRSSGRKNPQKKLPRVQQGKNNPAHDRDESNPLPITSSRKQSVKDTSEKRAKSKGTSSGNNDMMAQFTSNVRYPVNALHSATTTEKKLSKTPNNFETNLKTEDQTPIVKTKHKSSHIKSNENGQCQEKVTLEKKVSGKTHKEKTNISNFDNGEVTEPKRKDVSTPRRLKDVVEGKLRLKMDDISKAAQKVNKVVNTILTSEKLIQDSPFKAIEKMSTGSYYEHLKISKPNEFDIMLGICQKGYPTIILTNLDDKGPFYTLAFKDRKPEAMHKYIKEPGGNISASEIANEFRNRIKQIIDMPGMEGVSLQRKVSGSPAVTLIIKNEPQDISVDLVLALKIISNWPEQTNGGLNIDVWLGTKVKQTYKKSHFFMVPKPAMMGNKTVNAETFVFTDTWRISFSNIEKKIITNHGNGKTCCESGGGKKEMCCRKQCLKLLKYLLELFKNNGCQRKMSQFCSYHAKTALLHHCAQNPKDEVWKLEDLEFCFNRYVSFFQDCLSRSTLYNFFIPSHNLFSAEFVDTSNCDYLCKEIEKQKANNYPIFYD
- the CGAS gene encoding cyclic GMP-AMP synthase isoform X2; the encoded protein is MDGRRQPGQQKEMSTRPKEPKSRGRPAPRTSDDAVTSTVKRDSDKMETYKSSEVDNKCNGRSSGRKNPQKKLPRVQQGKNNPAHDRDESNPLPITSSRKQSVKDTSEKRAKSKGTSSGNNDMMAQFTSNVRYPVNALHSATTTEKKLSKTPNNFETNLKTEDQTPIVKTKHKSSHIKSNENGQCQEKVTLEKKVSGKTHKEKTNISNFDNGEVTEPKRKDVSTPRRLKDVVEGKLRLKMDDISKAAQKVNKVVNTILTSEKLIQDSPFKAIEKMSTGSYYEHLKISKPNEFDIMLGICQKGYPTIILTNLDDKGPFYTLAFKDRKPEAMHKYIKEPGGNISASEIANEFRNRIKQIIDMPGMEGVSLQRKVSGSPAVTLIIKNEPQDISVDLVLALKIISNWPEQTNGGLNIDVWLGTKVKQTYKKSHFFMVPKPAMMGNKTVNADTWRISFSNIEKKIITNHGNGKTCCESGGGKKEMCCRKQCLKLLKYLLELFKNNGCQRKMSQFCSYHAKTALLHHCAQNPKDEVWKLEDLEFCFNRYVSFFQDCLSRSTLYNFFIPSHNLFSAEFVDTSNCDYLCKEIEKQKANNYPIFYD